The DNA region TCTCACCCGCAGAACAAAGCACAGACGGACCCTGAGCACTGAGGGAAATTGCACAACAACGTGCAGGCAGGTCTCCAATCCAGCACAGTTTAACTGGGGGATTTTATACTTttgagaaaaaatgtatttcttcaaTATCCCCATAGGTACAGTCTTGCCACTTATTTCTGCAATTTAAATTgttgcttctgttttttaagGCCAGGCTGAATGGACAAGCATTTAATCAGCCAAGTTGGATGGAGGAGCACAGGTACCACTGAGACTCGTGGGACAACTCTGCAATGAGCAAGAACATTAAAGGCTGCTATAAAGAACCAAGCTCCTGTGCCCTCAGATGGACAGAATTATAAAAatccccacagcatccccaaaGCACTGAATTAACTGGAAAAGGAGCTGTGTTTAATGTGATGGATGGAGCCCGCGGGCCCCATCGCGGGGACGTGGCCGTCAGGGCACCGGTACCAGCCATCGCTCCCCACAGCACCTCCCCAGGAACATCAGACAGGATAATTACGTACTTAAATCTGGGTGCTTTACTACACAGAAATTCATCTGCTACCCTCAGAGTCCTTGAAGTTAAAGAGGGATTTGAGTTACTGACATAATTTGTTCCCTGAGGGCTgtggaaagcagagagaagaaCATCTGAATAATAACTCTCCGACCACGTCTTGAATGGGAGCGAGCGCTGCTCCAGAGTGAGACACAATGGGAAGCAAACGATTTCAAATGTTTATAAGCTACACAGTTCCCAGGCAGGAtggggttgggtttttccccAAGCAGCAACCAGGAGGGAGGGCAGTATGTTCCCTTCAGAAACTGTAATTGCAGCCTTCTGATATTTGAAGGGAACTTATAGGAAAGATGAGGTAAGACTATTTACCAaagcatgtagtgataggacaaggaggaatgggtTTAAACCGATTAGAGAGTAGGTTCAAGactggatattgggaagaaattcttggctgtgagggtggtgaggccctggcacagctgtggctgcccatggatccctgaagtgtccaaatTCAGCTTGGACcgggcttggagcaacctgggacagtggaaggtggtGGGACTGAGTGATCTTcaagtctcttccaacccacCGCATTCTGTAAGCTGTGACGAGCTGCTTTGCGCTCACTTCGACAAAGCTTCCATGAAGGTGATGCTGTCTGTGGTTCAGGCTAGGGACTGCGGTGTGTGAGGGGCTGTTTTATGTGAGGGACTGCGGTGTGTGAGGGGCTGTTTTATGTGAGGGACTGCGGTGTGTGAGGGGCTGCGGCGTGTGAGGGCTGTGGGTTCCCTGCCCTCACCAACTGGAATGAGGCCGCCCTTTGCCCAGAGCCCTCTGCTCGGTGATCTGTACCCGGAGCCCTTTGCTCGGTGCCCGAAGCCCTTTGCCTGGATCCCAGTGCCCCGGAGCCCTTTGCCTGAATCCCAGTGCCCTTTTCTCGGTGCCCGGAGCCCGCGCTCGCCGCGGGGCTCCTTCACCGAGCTCCACAAGATGGCGAGCGCGGGCCCGCGCGCGgcccaagatggcggcgggcGGTGTGGCGCGGGGCCGGAGGCGCTCGGAGAGCCGCGGCCCCgctggcccggcccggccacAGCCACGGCACCGGGCCCGGCGCTCCGCCAAGGCAGCCCCGGCAGCCGACCCCGcacagcccgcgggggaagcaGCCGACACGGCGAGCCCGGTATGAGGGATGGGGCCAGGTGGGATGGTGgtggagggggagggaaaggcCACGGGGCGAGGTGAGCCCCGGGGGGATCGCAGGTAATTATTAACAACTACAATCTGAGCATCACCATGTGGGAATTATCAGGAGAATTGAGGTAAATTTATCGCCGTTCCCGCTCCTCCCACGACGTTGTTTGTGCCAGTGCAAAAATACAGAGCAGATTTAGCTGCTCACCCTGCCGGGTGATGACAGGCAGGCCTGGCACAATAATTCCCATTAGCATCATCCTTAAGAAAATATGAACATGGTGATTGACCTCGTACGgtgctgttttttctctgagcAAAGTGTTCTTTGCTTGCTGGTGATGGTCTGTACATTGTGGTTTATGTAAGCTGTCtgctcctcttttcctctctttacaTGCACTTTCTACTAATTACTTTTCTTAGAAGGTTTGGATCAAAATGCCACTCGTGTGATGGAGCCCTTCTGTTCCAAAGCCAGCTTTGCAACTAAAGAGATaaggtgattttattttatttcaagtgaGTTTTAGGAtcttgtgtttttttctatCAGTGTTCATCACATGAAGCTGCTGAGGGACAGCCTGCAAAGAGGATGAAATGTGAAGAAAGCAGTCTAAAATCAGAGCTAGAGGGACTCACATGTGAACGTGGAAACCTTGCTGCACTGGGAGAAACACCTAAAACATTTGATGGGGATGGAGGTTCAGGAGATCCAGGAGACAGCAGTATAACCCAACAGGAGAAAGATGAAAGCATTCCAGAGACTGATGAAgggaagcagggaaaggagTGTGGTGTTTCTCTGGAGCCCCACGCAGTGAAATCCAGCGGTACCCCATTAAAAATGGGTGGATATCTGCACCGCTATCACACATTCAGTGAAgaggagagcagctgtggcagctttGACGGGGCCACCTCGGAGGACACGGATCAGCCACGGAGGACGATGCTCCTGGaacacagcagctgcttctcGGATGAGGACAGCAACCAGCCCATGCCAGTGCACCGCTTCTTTGGGGATGTGGAACTGGTGAGATGATGAGTTCCTTGCTTTAGACTCAGCCCTGGTCTACTTAAAATTTGCTTCAAAATTCTTGATGATTTTGACTGGTGTTGTTGGGCCCTGTACTCCAGATAAAACTGTCTCCATCAGAGATTAAATTACTTGCCCAGCTAAATTAATTTCAGGTGTAATATCTTTCTTATTTAGACTTCTTAGCCAATTCCATGAGATAAGTATTTTTACTGATAATGATATTATGGAGACACAGTACTGTTGGCAAAATAGATTTTTGCTGGTCTTTGGTTCTTAACAGAGTCATAGAAGAGCTTGGGCTGGAGGGATCTTAGAACTCACccagttccagccctgctgcattTGGATTGTTTGGAATGGAAACTGGTTTCTTTCTACCTCAGCTTTTGAACTGATCCAAGGCCAGAGCTTTAAATTTGAATCTCTTTAACAAAGCATATTTTTGGGGCAAGTGATGGTACCATCTTTTAGGTGTTCCTTGTGGTATTTAGGGAGCCCTTCACCCTCTGCCAATCCTCCTCACACCACTGGAAGGAATGCCAGCCCTGAGATCTGATTTGGGCAGACTCCCCTTGAAGCCCCACAGCTTTAGCACTGCTCCCAAGCTGGGGGTTGGTTTCTGTGTCAGCTGAGGGAGGATGGGGGCTGGTGGAGGTGGCAGTTCTGCCATTTGCCACCACAGATTTTCCTTGTTGATTTGATCTtctccctgcagcatctcccgACAGTTGTGCTCCCGAGCGTGacaaggagcaggagagaagcCAGGAAGCTCCATTTCATTGCCaaagaagatgatgatgatgaggaggaggatgttgTCTAACCACAAACTGTAAACAAATTAAacccttcttctttttctttgtgacCACATGGCAATGGTTGTGTCCATAACATGAAGTGTCTGCTTGCCTTTTCTcagggagagaactgggagagtTTGTCTTGCAGGAATTGGCAGACACAGTATTCCAGTGATTATCTGGGGcaaatactgaattttcagTGATTTGGAAATAAAGTATAATTTAACACTTTACCACtgatatttaggaaaaaaccccaaggaaaataaaagttggTATTGCTTTTTTGTAAATCTGAGCCTCTATCTTGAGGAAGTATTTgcttttactcctttttttttccaaaatagtCCAAGAAAAAATGCTGGagcaagttgtttttttttcttttaattctgcaATGTCCATGGCATCCAGATACTAAGGAGCCAACTGACTCCCTGATACAAAGAAGATCAAGGGTCTCCCTTGTGTGGCTTGTTTACACCCAACCCAGAATCAATTAAACCTCTAAAATGCAGTGGTACTGGCAAATTGAAATGCAGGATGTCAGAGTGGGTTCAGTGTGCTCATCTCTGGGAGTTCAGCATGTTTGCATTGCACGTCAGCTCCCCAAACACCCACCCTGTGGTGCTGCCTCCTCCCTCCACCTGCTGCTCCAAGTGTTTTCCTTCAACTGatttccagcagggattttGGAAACAAATGCTTTGGTGGTGGGTAATACACAAGGAATAATGTCCCTTGGACAGAGGAAGATTGCTAAGGCTGTGGGGCAGCCCCCTCtgcatgtttttttaaaaaaaggagcaaCCTCAGCTGATTTTGGGAACTGTTAATTCACTCAGTGTTTGTGGGAATATTTCTTTGAAAGTGTGATTATGCAATAAGCTTCTAGGTATTTATTGTTATAGCTCCTTCTATGTTTctaaaaatagagagaaaatgtTATCAGCAGatggtttaaataaatattaatttctacAGCTAGAGCCTGTTAAACATTCAAAAGTTGCAAGGCAAACAAATTGCATATGTATGGCATGGTAATGCATTCCCATTTCCACTCCAGCTGATGCATTGTTTCTGTCAAAGATATTTCTTGGCTCCTTTTCACCCTAATTctgtaacacagaaaaatccagaTTTGTTAATTACATATTCATagttccagcccagctctgtgttgcagcagctcctcccagcattccttcagtgctgtgtttgctgctggctCTTTCTAGCAAGCACAGTTTCACATAGAGGCGTTCATTTCACTGtgcaaaatccattttcagtttGTGGGACACGTgccacacaggtgacactgggttTATCAACAGAATCCAGGGTCAAACAGTGCAGGAAGGGAAGCTGGAAGGATTGATTGCATGCAGTGGAATTAGAAATCCTGTGTTTAAAATGCACCTCCTTGCCTTTCAGATTGCAGTGTTTGGGAGGGGACTGAGCTTGTTGTTTAAAGTAAATTAATACTCTCTGTAGCAAAGCTTCCAAGACCCAGTAATTTGGGGCTCAGGCAGAAATATCATTTCCACACAATTCCATGTGAACTGATCCAGGACCAACAatatgagagaaaataaagagtttTTTTGTAGGTTTTCACAGAGCAGTAAGTAGCTGGTGCTCAATTCATAAACACATTTCTCTTCATGCTTTATCACACCCAATTAATCTCTCATGCACCTCCATgtactcacacacacacagaggtgggggcaattttttatttcaaaagttcACACGATTTACACTGACAATTCCAAAAGTTCAGTTGCTATCAGCtggtattaaagaaaaaaattcaagtaacAAATGGAACTATTCCTGATTTGTAGCCTGAGGTAGGAAATGCTTTACCAAAGCAATATTCTCCAAGGCAGTGTGTAACCATTACTGTAAACATGATCATTAGAGCTGTccttgctggggctgtgtcaaGCAAACTCAAGCTGAAGAGGCAGAAGTGTtagaaaggagagggaaatcAGCAGAGAAGATGGCAAAcaaagctgggaaaagcaaaaatgtggGGATATGCCATGGCCTGCTCTTCTTTCTGGGAGATGCACATCTGAAGCAATGGCAAAGGGGCA from Catharus ustulatus isolate bCatUst1 chromosome 24, bCatUst1.pri.v2, whole genome shotgun sequence includes:
- the C24H1orf174 gene encoding UPF0688 protein C1orf174 homolog; its protein translation is MKCEESSLKSELEGLTCERGNLAALGETPKTFDGDGGSGDPGDSSITQQEKDESIPETDEGKQGKECGVSLEPHAVKSSGTPLKMGGYLHRYHTFSEEESSCGSFDGATSEDTDQPRRTMLLEHSSCFSDEDSNQPMPVHRFFGDVELHLPTVVLPSVTRSRREARKLHFIAKEDDDDEEEDVV